One window of the Trifolium pratense cultivar HEN17-A07 linkage group LG2, ARS_RC_1.1, whole genome shotgun sequence genome contains the following:
- the LOC123907549 gene encoding protein NUCLEAR FUSION DEFECTIVE 4-like — translation MAGQSRKWMILIATIWIQAFTGTNFDFSSYSSTMKSVLKISQVQLNYLATASDMGKVFGWSSGLALMYLPISLVMFISASMGLIGYGLQFLLINNFISLPYFLVFLLCLLSGCSICWFNTVCFVLCIKNFPVNRPLALSLTVSFNGVSAALYTLAANSINPSSDNLYLLLNALVPLLTSIAALPPILRQPPLSDTYSPHAARHNSFIFLTLNILAVFTGLYLLIFASSTSDEATSRFYFGGALILLISPLCIPGIIYARDWFHRTVHSSLQVENTGFILVHVDDLELHKELLTRENSARNVSNGDGQSLLGENGYGIQRAKSSDVNCNKFFGQDQLEMLGEEHSAAVLVKRLDFWLYYVAYFCGGTIGLVYSNNLGQIAQSLGHSSRTSTLVTLYSSFSFFGRLLSATPDYIRNKVYFARTGWLTIALIPTPIAFIFLASSDSAAALNIGTALIGLSSGFIFAAAVAVTSELFGANSLSVNHNILITNIPIGSLLYGFLAALVYDANAISAPANGNIIMSNSLVCMGRQCYFWTFVSWGCISVIGLISSLMLFLRTKHAYECFERHRISAQSTVS, via the exons atgGCAGGACAATCAAGAAAATGGATGATACTAATAGCAACAATATGGATTCAAGCATTTACAGgaacaaattttgatttttcatcatattcatcaacaatgaAATCTGTTCTTAAAATATCACAAGTTCAACTTAACTACTTAGCAACTGCTAGTGATATGGGTAAAGTATTTGGTTGGTCTTCTGGTCTTGCTCTTATGTATCTTCCTATTTCTCTTGTTATGTTTATTTCTGCTTCTATGGGTCTTATTGGTTATGGCCTTCAATTTCTTCTCATCAATAACTTCATCTCTTTGCCTTATTTTCTG GTTTTTCTTCTGTGTCTGTTAAGTGGCTGTAGCATATGTTGGTTCAACACAGTATGTTTTGTTCTCTGCATAAAAAATTTCCCAGTTAACAGACCCTTAGCATTATCACTCACTGTCAGTTTCAATGGTGTAAGTGCAGCACTCTACACTCTCGCCGCAAATTCAATAAACCCTTCATCAGATAACCTCTATCTTCTCTTAAATGCCCTTGTTCCTCTTCTCACTTCCATTGCTGCATTACCTCCAATCCTTCGCCAACCGCCTTTATCAGACACTTATTCTCCACACGCTGCTCGTCACAACTCATTTATATTTCTCACATTGAACATTTTAGCGGTTTTCACTGGCCTTTATCTCCTTATATTTGCCTCATCAACTTCTGACGAAGCTACATCGAGATTTTACTTTGGTGGAGCTCTTATACTTTTAATCTCGCCGTTATGTATTCCTGGTATTATATATGCTAGAGATTGGTTTCACCGCACTGTTCATTCGAGCCTTCAAGTTGAAAACACTGGCTTCATTCTTGTTCATGTTGATGATCTTGAGCTTCATAAAGAACTTCTTACACGTGAAAACAGCGCTCGTAATGTCAGCAATGGAGACGGTCAAAGCCTACTTGGTGAAAATGGATATGGAATTCAGAGGGCAAAAAGTAGTGATGTGAATTGTAACAAGTTTTTCGGACAGGATCAATTGGAAATGCTTGGAGAAGAACATTCAGCCGCGGTTCTTGTAAAAAGGTTGGATTTTTGGCTTTACTATGTTGCATACTTCTGTGGAGGTACTATTGGTCTTGTTTACAGCAATAATCTTGGACAGATAGCTCAATCTTTAGGCCACAGTTCAAGAACGTCAACACTTGTCACGCTATATTCATCGTTCTCTTTCTTTGGCCGTTTGCTTTCAGCTACGCCGGACTACATTCGAAA CAAGGTCTACTTTGCGAGAACAGGATGGCTAACCATTGCACTAATACCAACACCGATTGCATTCATATTTCTGGCTTCATCAGATAGTGCTGCGGCACTTAATATAGGCACTGCGCTAATCGGTTTGAGCTCAGGCTTCATATTCGCAGCTGCAGTGGCAGTTACGTCCGAGCTATTTGGAGCTAACAGTCTTAGTGTCAATCACAACATTCTTATTACAAATATTCCAATTGGATCCCTTCTCTATGGTTTTCTGGCTGCATTAGTTTATGATGCTAATGCTATCTCCGCACCTGCAAACGGGAACATAATAATGTCCAATTCGTTAGTTTGTATGGGAAGACAATGCTATTTCTGGACATTTGTATCGTGGGGATGTATATCTGTCATAGGATTAATTTCTAGTTTGATGTTATTCTTAAGAACCAAACATGCTTATGAATGTTTCGAGAGACACCGTATTTCAGCACAATCGACTGTGTCTTGA